The segment CCCTGGAGCATCAGGATGGTGCCAGGGGCGTTGCCCAGGGTGGTCTCGAGGGCGTAAGCCCCCAGGTCGGCCAGCACCCGCCCGCGCAGGCCCAATATTTTTCCTTCGGCATCGAAAGCCATCTCCAGCTCGGCCACCTGGGCCCGCCCGTGGATGGTGGCATTAAAGCTCTCGCCGCGCCCTTCCACCCAGCGCACGCTCTGGCCCAGGTGTCGGGCCAGGTAGGCCACCAGGATTTCCTCGGGGTAGACGTTAATCTTGGCCCCAAAGGCCCCGCCCACATCGGGGGTGATGACCCGCACCTGATTCTCGGCCAGGCCCAGCCTTTCGGCTACGGCACTGCGCAGGTCGTGGGGCATCTGGGTACTCGACCAGAGCGTAAGCGCCTCGCGGATGCCGTCCCAACTCGCCAGCACGCCCCTGGGCTCCATCGCGCTGGGGGCCACCCGCTGCTGTACCAGCCGCCCGCGTACCACCTTGTGAGCTTGGGCAAAAGCCGGGGCCACCTCACCCGCGACGGTTTTGCGCGTGAGGGCGATGTTGCTTTGTAGGTGAGGGTGAATGGCGGGGGCCGAGAGGGCCTGCTGCGGCTCGGGGTAGGCCGGGAGGGGTTCGTAATCCACAAACACCTGCTGGGCTGCATCCTGGGCCAGGGCCTCGGAGGTCGCCAGCACGGCCACCACCGGCTCTCCCACGTACCGCACCCGCTCACGCGCCAGCATCGGATGCAAAACGCCTTGGGCATCGCGCGGCAGCGAGGCCGGGGCAAAGAGCTCGGGAAGGTCGCTTGCGGTATACACCCCGACCACTCCCGGTAGTTTTGTGGCTTCGGAGGCATCTACCGAGACCAGCCGGGCATGGGCATAGGGGCTTCGCACCAGGGCCAGGTGCAGCAGATGCTCGGACTTCAGGTCGGCCAGGTACTGCCCCTGGCCCCGCACCAGCTTGCCGTCCTCCAGGCGCTTCATGGGTTGACCAATGTAGCGGTTCGACATGAGGTTATGTTACCCACAAATCCCAGAAGAATGTGGATTGGGGGCGTATGCTGGGGGCGTTATGCCCACCCATGTCTTCGAGCCGACTTATTACCACCACACCTTCGGCACTCACCCGCCAGTACTATATATCGCGCCGGGCGATACGGTACGAACCACCTGCGTGGATGCGGCGGGTCAGGATCGGACCCTGCAGCAGGTAACCCCCAGGGGCAACCCCATGACCGGGCCTTTTTACGTCGAAGGGGCTATGCCGGGCGATACCCTGGTGGTGCGGCTGGAACAGCTCAGGCCAAACCGTAACCAAGCCTGGTCGGGGGCAGTCCTGGCCGCCAATGTGGTCGACCCCGAGGATGTGCCTGTGCTGGCCCAGGCCCGGGGTTCCGGGCGCTGGCTGGACTGGGAGGTGGATCTTGCGAGCAATACCGCACGGCTGCGTTCGACGGTGAGGGGCCTGGAGGGCCTCGAGCTCCCGCTGGAGCCCATGCTGGGCTGTTTTGGAGTGGCGCCCAGCCGGGGCGAGGCCATCTCCACCGCCACTTCTGGGCCGCACGGTGGCAACATGGACTACCGGGGGTTCAAAGAGGGAGTCACGGCTTATTTTCCTGTGCAGGTGGAAGGGGCCCTGTTTTTCCTTGGCGACGGACACGCCTTACAGGGGGACGGCGAAATTGCCGGAACCGGCCTCGAGATTTCCATGGACGTGCAGTTTTCGGTAGACCTCATCAAAGGCCAGCATATCCGCTGGCCCAGGGGAGAGGACAGGGAGTACATCTTCACCGTGGGCAACGCCCGACCCCTCGACCAGTGCGTGCAGCACGCTACCAGTGAGATGCTGCGCTGGCTCACCACCCAGTACGGGCTGGATATTCAGGGGGCCTCGCAACTGCTGGGCCAGTGCGTGCGCTACGATCTGGGCAACGTCTTCGACCCGGCCTACACCATGGTCTGCAAAATGCCTAAAAAGCTGCTACAGCGCTTGCCTACGCGCAGCTAGGGGCTACTTAGGCATGGTGCGCCGCAGCAAGTCCTGGATAATCTGGGCGATTTGAATACCCTCAAACTGGGCCTCTTCGGTTAGGAGCAGCCGGTGGGAGAGGGCCGGCATGGCCGCACTGCGCAGGTCTTCCCAGTCGAGGTGGGCGCGGCCCTCGAGGTAGGCCAGGGCTTTTGCCAGAGCCAGCCAGGCCTTGGCCCCACGGGGTGAGAGCCCCATGCGCAGGTGCTTCTCTTCGCCCGCTAGCTGCGCGGTGTTGGCAATGGCCTCGAGGGCGGGCTGGCTGACCACAACCTGCTGCGCTTCGGCGCGGGCTCCCAGCAGGTCCAGTCCTTCCACCGGCTGGGGCACCGCAGGTTCTTCTGAAAGAATCCGGATCCAGGTGGTTCTGGGCGGGGCCTGTACGGTAATCTTGGCCATAAAGCGGTCGAGCTGGGCCTCGGGCAGGGGGTAGGTGCCCTCGAGCTCCAGCGGGTTCTGCGTGGCCAGCACGATGAAGGGCTCGGGCAGGGCATAACGGGTTCCGCTCACCGTCACGCCCCGCTCCTGCATGGCTTCCAGCAGGGCCGACTGGGTCTTGGGGGTGGCCCGGTTGATCTCGTCGGCCAGTACCACCTGGGCGAATATGGGCCCCCGACGAAAAACAAACCTTCCGTTCTCCAGGATCTCGGTTCCGGTCACATCGGCGGGCAGCAGGTCGGGCGTGAACTGAATGCGGCGGTAGGAAAGGCCACTGGCTTCGGCAAAGGCCCTGGCCAGGAGGGTTTTCCCCAGCCCCGGTAGCCCTTCCAGAAGCGCGTGTCCGCCCGCTACGGCGGTAGCCAGCAGCTCGCGGATGACCTGCTCCTGCCCGAACAGAACCTGAGAAAGCGCAGTTTGTAAGACCGAAAGTTGAACTCGAGCCTCGCTCACAGGCTCATACTACCCGCCACGCATCACAGATCGACAGGTTCTAACCCGCATTTGGGAATATAACTTGACCCCTGGGGCCTTGCCGGTCAGAATCGGGTTGTGTGGATTCTGGGCATCGATACCTCCTGCGACGATACCGGTGTGGGCCTGGTGCGCGATGGGAGTGTGGTGGTCAACCTGGTGGCCTCACAAACCCTGCTACACCAGCGCTACGGGGGGGTGGTGCCCGAGCTGGCTTCGCGCGAACACACCCAGGTCATCGATGGTCTGGTACAGCAGGCCCTGACCCAGGCGGGCATCGGGGTATGCGACCTCGAGCTGATTGCCGCGACCCGGGGGCCCGGCTTAATCGGGGCTTTGCTGGTGGGCTACACCTACGGCAAGGGGCTGGCCTTTGCCCTGGGAAAGCCTTTTGTGGCGGTGCACCACCTCGAGGGCCACATCTACGCCGCGCTGGCCCAACACCCCGAGGTTGAACCGCCTTTTCTGGCCCTGGTTGCCTCGGGGGGCCACACCCACCTATTTGAGGTTAGAAGCTGGGGTGAATACAAACTGATTGGTGCAACCCTCGACGATGCGGCAGGGGAGGCTTTCGACAAGTCGGCCCGGCTCTTAGGGCTGGGCTATCCGGGGGGGCCGGAAATCGAAAAACTTGCCCGACAGGGCGATGCCAGCAAGGTTCCACTCGCAGTACCGCTCCAGGGTCAGGAAGGTTTTGCTTTCAGCTTCTCTGGGTTAAAAACGGCCGTGGCCAGGGCTTTGGAAAAAGGCTATGCCCCGGCTGACATTGCCGCTAAG is part of the Meiothermus cerbereus DSM 11376 genome and harbors:
- a CDS encoding acetamidase/formamidase family protein translates to MPTHVFEPTYYHHTFGTHPPVLYIAPGDTVRTTCVDAAGQDRTLQQVTPRGNPMTGPFYVEGAMPGDTLVVRLEQLRPNRNQAWSGAVLAANVVDPEDVPVLAQARGSGRWLDWEVDLASNTARLRSTVRGLEGLELPLEPMLGCFGVAPSRGEAISTATSGPHGGNMDYRGFKEGVTAYFPVQVEGALFFLGDGHALQGDGEIAGTGLEISMDVQFSVDLIKGQHIRWPRGEDREYIFTVGNARPLDQCVQHATSEMLRWLTTQYGLDIQGASQLLGQCVRYDLGNVFDPAYTMVCKMPKKLLQRLPTRS
- a CDS encoding AAA family ATPase — protein: MSEARVQLSVLQTALSQVLFGQEQVIRELLATAVAGGHALLEGLPGLGKTLLARAFAEASGLSYRRIQFTPDLLPADVTGTEILENGRFVFRRGPIFAQVVLADEINRATPKTQSALLEAMQERGVTVSGTRYALPEPFIVLATQNPLELEGTYPLPEAQLDRFMAKITVQAPPRTTWIRILSEEPAVPQPVEGLDLLGARAEAQQVVVSQPALEAIANTAQLAGEEKHLRMGLSPRGAKAWLALAKALAYLEGRAHLDWEDLRSAAMPALSHRLLLTEEAQFEGIQIAQIIQDLLRRTMPK
- the tsaD gene encoding tRNA (adenosine(37)-N6)-threonylcarbamoyltransferase complex transferase subunit TsaD, whose product is MWILGIDTSCDDTGVGLVRDGSVVVNLVASQTLLHQRYGGVVPELASREHTQVIDGLVQQALTQAGIGVCDLELIAATRGPGLIGALLVGYTYGKGLAFALGKPFVAVHHLEGHIYAALAQHPEVEPPFLALVASGGHTHLFEVRSWGEYKLIGATLDDAAGEAFDKSARLLGLGYPGGPEIEKLARQGDASKVPLAVPLQGQEGFAFSFSGLKTAVARALEKGYAPADIAAKFQQVVVEHIVQVVTRAAQHTGLTTLLVTGGVAQNATLRARLQAAGLRLLFPPKGLATDNGAMIALAAWRTRSCIPQSQLSLPAAAYLPLSASNPT